The following are encoded together in the Nocardioides thalensis genome:
- a CDS encoding nitroreductase family deazaflavin-dependent oxidoreductase — translation MDLLEGEYEPSAQGWVREQVAAYEASGGAKANTLRGGKDPIVVITSRGVRSGKLRKNPVMRVERDGKYAAIASYGGGPENPVWYHNFLANPVVQLQDGPEPALYRARLLEGEERADWWEHAVATWSTYATYQEKTDREIPVFLLEPIDS, via the coding sequence ATGGATCTTCTCGAGGGTGAGTACGAACCGAGCGCCCAGGGCTGGGTGCGCGAGCAGGTAGCGGCCTACGAGGCCTCCGGCGGCGCCAAGGCCAACACCCTGCGTGGTGGCAAGGACCCCATCGTCGTGATCACCTCGCGCGGCGTGAGGTCCGGCAAGCTCCGCAAGAACCCGGTGATGCGCGTCGAGCGGGACGGCAAGTACGCCGCGATCGCCTCCTACGGCGGCGGCCCGGAGAACCCGGTCTGGTACCACAACTTCCTCGCCAATCCCGTCGTCCAGCTCCAGGACGGCCCCGAGCCGGCGCTCTACCGGGCGCGGCTGCTCGAGGGCGAGGAGCGGGCGGACTGGTGGGAGCACGCGGTGGCCACGTGGTCGACGTACGCCACCTACCAGGAGAAGACCGACCGCGAGATCCCGGTCTTCCTGCTGGAGCCGATCGACTCCTGA
- a CDS encoding ACT domain-containing protein, protein MPFLLRVELPDVPGSLGRVATAIGMAGGDIEAIEIVEKRPDGVAVDDVLLEVSDGTMPDSIVSACNALDDVEVVWISRYPAGGNLVLDLEAVEELTASPSEAFDRLVDLLPATFRADWGARVHRAKGLVYGTSAAPDELDFIEIEAPTRLELPDDEITLAAAARLDGNDIIVIGRRGGPDFVDSEIARLGHLCGLAVTISNT, encoded by the coding sequence ATGCCGTTCCTGCTGCGTGTGGAGCTTCCCGACGTCCCCGGGTCCCTGGGGCGGGTCGCGACGGCGATCGGTATGGCGGGCGGTGACATCGAGGCCATCGAGATCGTCGAGAAGCGGCCCGACGGCGTCGCGGTCGACGACGTGCTCCTCGAGGTCAGCGACGGCACCATGCCCGACTCGATCGTGTCGGCGTGCAACGCGCTCGACGACGTCGAGGTCGTGTGGATCAGCCGCTACCCCGCGGGCGGCAACCTGGTTCTCGACCTCGAGGCAGTCGAGGAGCTGACCGCCAGCCCGAGCGAGGCGTTCGACCGCCTGGTCGACCTGCTGCCCGCCACGTTCCGCGCCGACTGGGGCGCCCGCGTCCACCGCGCGAAGGGCCTCGTCTACGGCACCAGCGCCGCCCCCGACGAGCTGGACTTCATCGAGATCGAGGCGCCGACCCGCCTCGAGCTCCCCGACGACGAGATCACCCTCGCCGCCGCCGCCCGCCTCGACGGCAACGACATCATCGTGATCGGCCGCCGCGGCGGCCCCGACTTCGTTGACTCCGAGATCGCCCGCCTCGGCCACCTCTGCGGCCTCGCGGTCACCATCTCCAACACCTGA